In Candidatus Methylomirabilota bacterium, the sequence GCGATGCAGGTTACGTATTTCTAGGTCGAGCAAGGCCAAACCGAAAGGGAGACAGACTACTGCCCCCGTGGCGTAGTAATTTGGATCCCCCACAACCCATCCCGGCCGCATATCGGGAAAGATGCCATGGTAGAGTTGGAACTCCCGAATGACGTACAGCCCCCCAAACGCGACCCCCACCAGACTTGCTCGTAACGTATTCTGAAGCTTAGAGAAAGAGTCGACTAATAAGAGAGTCGAGATCACGAGGCTCAGCATCGATACATAGCTCTGAAAAGGAGCTACACTGGATGAGGTTCCAAGAAAAAGATACGAAACCGTTGCCATCAAGAATAGCCACATGAAAAGTGTGGTGGTACGATTCCAAAGAAATGCTGAGTAGCTGTGTCGGACGGCATAACATAGTGCGTATATTAGAACAATGACGCCCAGAACTTTAAAAACCGTTACAGTTCCGACTAATTGCATATTCCAAAGCCAGTGATTCTGCAACGCAAACAACGCTATCATGAGATAATATAGCCACATGTCCTTACACCCAGCTTGTCTTTAGAAAACGGTCCCACCCAGAAACGACTGCCCGACTCGCTTCGAGCCAGGTGGTCACCTCGTTAGCTCTCATTCGTCCAAATGGGAAATATCGCATAGCACGTTGGGCAGCTTCGTCCGGCATACTTGATCGAATATCCAGCCAGCCGCCCCAGTTGAAGTACAGCGTCGCGGCGACACCATATGTCAGAAAGCGGGGACTCCCGTAGTTTACCAATCGTGCTACGCTGAACCAGAAATCCGAATTTCGCCACCCAGCCTCAAGAAGACCCAGACGTAGCCAACCGCGCAGTCGCCATCGCCAGTCTTGGGCGCGAGCTAATCGTAGGGCAATATTAAGTGGGTCTACGGACTCGTCTAGTTTGCACTTCAACAGGCGCTCCGCTCCCCACACCCAGACAGATCGAACTAACTCCATCACTCGCAGGCATTCCTCTTCCACAATCCGATGTTGATCGACTTCGGGACATGCGCCTCTAAATATCTCCCCATAGGGAGAAGATTTGTTCGGATCAAGCTTAAAATACGTACAAGCTTCTACCCGCGTTGTGAGCTCCGACAGCCATGGAAACTCGCGGTGGTCAGAATGTTTTTCCAACTGCTTGAGCGCTTCCGCTCGTTGTTGATAGGTAGGCTGGTACGCTCCGAGGAAGTGAAGGACCATCGTTGCTAGCTCCAACTGAATCTTGAGGCAACTATACAAGAGTTTCGATACGCCTCCCGCTCCTTCGCTCCTCAGCGCATCCGCATAGACCAACTGTTCGATCATGCGATTCGCAACGCTACGCCATGCATCCCATTTCGGAATATCCTTTGGGCCGAAAGGTGGGATGAGAGCAAGGATATCGTAGTCTCCCCATAACACCTTACCGGTTGTCCGCAACTCAAACCCCATTATATGAGGGGGCATACACCGGAGAATCCTACAAGAAGGAACCCCGAAACTGACTGGGCAGTGGATCTCCCTTGTGGCGAGCTGCTGCTGAATCTCTTCGGCCAGCAGATGGGCAATGTTGAGAAACGGTTTTGTATCTGAGGGGGTTTTGAACACTGCGTACAATTCGGCGTCCCCAATTACGGTGGCGGACCCATTTTGTACCAAAACTGTTTCCTCGCGTCTTGCGAAGCTCCCGCTCATAACAATAGCGATTGGTCGAACGCGAGAGCGAGCCAAGATCATATCTACTGCGGTCTTCTCGATTGTTTCCCTGACAAAACTCAGATCGCAATTTAGCAGTGATTCTGTTTGCATCATCGATAACATTTGATTTCAAGATGGCACGTCTCTTAGCGAACCGTTCTTACGATGGCTGTCTTCGCCACATCTCGTGACTGGGCCTTAGCGCATATTGAACAGCCGCCACCACCGACGCCGCATTGAGTAGGACAAAGGTTGATGCCGCCCTGAACAAAAGTCCACCACGCGAAGCGAGACACAGGCCAATAGACCCGATCCCGTACATCACAAGTTGTAACACCAAGACCGACGAAAATATTGGACCGGCAAGGGTGACATTTGAAAGCAGTAACAACATCAGACAGTAAGGCATGAGTACCCTCGGCAACAGCATGTGTGACCAGTACCGCCAAATAGGCTCTCGTCTGAGTGGATTGAGCAGTGCGAGTTCAACGTGAAGGATCTGAATGTTGCCTGCAAGGGTCCGAACCTTTCGACGGAACTCGTGGCTATTCGACGGAGAAAGGCTATCGAAGGCGCAGGCCCCTGCCTCGAATACCACCCGGTAGCCGTTCAGGAGGATGCGCATAGGGGTCAACAGATCGTCAACGAGTGCCCCTTCCGGCAGCGGTCGGAAACAGCTATATCGGATGGCATAGATGGCGCCGGTACACACGACTGTGGACCCCGATAAGCTCTCGGCCTTGCGCAAGAACTTTTCATACTGCCAATAGAATCCCAGACCCTTTCCGATCTGGGCGTGATCCGTAGCCTCAAAGAGCAGTTCACCGCTCACGGCTCCAACCTCCGGATCGGCGAAATTCGCGACCAGGGCGCGCACGGCATCAGGTGCGAAGCGCTGACGGGCGTCGGCAAAGAGGATGACCTCGCCGGTTGCCGCCGCTACCCCCATGTTGAGGGCGTAGGCCTTACCGTGGTGGGTAGGGACGGTCAGCAACCTCACCCGACTCGGGACCTCTTGTGACCGTTGGTTAGAAGGTTCCCCCCACCCTTTTCCAGGCTCAATAGGACGTGAGGCGTAAGGGGGGGGTGACTTCCCCTTCCATATGCAGTATTCCTCCACGAGGCCCGCCGTGTTGTCTGTGGAGCCGTCCGAGACGATGATGATGTCGAGTCGATCTGAAGGGTAGTCTTGCGCCAGAAGATTTTCCAGCTTGGCCCCGATGGTCCGCTCCTCATTGCGCGCCGCGATGATACAGGTTACGGTTGGAAAGATCTCCCGTTTGCGAACAGGCTTGGGCGCAATCCGCCCGAGGAGCCAGATCAGGGCCGGATAGCCGATGGTTCCGTAGGCGACCAAGCTAGCTGAGAGCCAGAACAGCCATTCTATGAGAGACATGCTAAACTCTTACCCCTCACCTCCGTCCTCTCCCGCAAGGGGAGAGGAGATGTGCTTTGGTGCTCACCTTCATCCTCTCCACACCCAGAGGGTACCCGGGGGAAGGGGAGAGTATTGGATAAGCATCGAAAGTCATGATTCAAATTCACTCCGAGGTAGACCCGACTGTCGTATAATCGATTGGAGTGTTCCAATTCTAATCTCATCATGGTCCGGAACGGGGACCGTTACTGTGCCTTGAGGAAGGGTCTTTTGCATGACAATGTGGCTACCTCGCCGGCGACGTACCTCCGCAAAGCCGTGTTTCGTGAGAATATCGCACACCTCTTTGCCGGACAGTACACGAAGCCTACCCAACAGTTACCTCAACCTGGGTTACAAAAACCTCGCCGTGAAGACGCTGTTTGATCTCTTCTGGCGATGCAGCTTCAAAAAAGAGTTCCAGGGCCTCACGAAGATTGTCCCGCGCCTGTTCAACCGTATCGCCTTGGCTCGCGATGTCCAGCTCAGGACACAAGGATACGTACCCCTCGCCTTCACGCTCAATGACCGCCGTCAGTTTCATTACTGATCTCCTTCAACCCTATGTCGTCAGGCATCCTTGCATGCCCCATACTCCTTCAGTCGAGAACCGATCTATCTGGTCACACCTTGAGACTGTCACAGCGTCCCTGCCGGCCCGGCAGATAGGCGGGGTGAACCCCGCCCCTACATCCCCCAACGGCCCCCTCACCCGCACCCTCTCCCCCACAGTGGGGGCGAGGGGGAATGAGCCCCCCCATCCTGACCTTCCCCCGTCGAAGCCGTAAGGCGGGAGGGGATACGCCGCAATTCTACCCCTCACCTCCGTCCTCTCCCGCAAGGGGAGAGGAGGCGTATTTTTGGCGCTCGCCTCGATCCTCTCCACACCCAGAGGGTACACGGGGAGAGGAGGCATATATTGAGGTATTCCATCATATCGTCACGTGAGGCGTTAGGGAAATCATTTCGCTCTTACCCTCCCCCGGCTCTGGTTAGCCGACCTTTTTCGTCGTCGTACACCTGTGGTTTGTAGTGTTGACCGACCGGCATGGCGGAAGAACGCGATGATCTCTTCCGGAGTCTTATTGGCCAGTTTATCCGCCTGCTGGTCGCGAATTTTCCGAACCATCTCCACTGCGTGAACCGTAATCGTTTTCATATGTTATCACCTCTCGGGGCGAGTAAATCGTCCTGCGCGGATATCGTCAATCAACCATGTTGACCATTCCGCGAATTCATCGTCGAAGCAGCCGCCCAGAACCGACGTATCAAGATACACCTGCAAACGTTTCAATCGTTGTCCTCAGAACGCTACGGTTGCGTCCCCTCCCAACGCCCCTCCTACACCTTCCCCCCATCCTGACCTTCCCCCACCCAGGGGGGAAGGGACACGAGAGGGGTGACCGTTCCCCGCCACCAGGGGGGAAGGGCAATACGATTGTTAGCCCCCGGTCACTGGCTCCTCGATCGGGAACTTGCTCACGACAAACTCTTTCATCTCTACTTTCTTGCTGGCATTATCGATGTCGATACCTACGATATTGCCATTAATATCGTAGTCGAGAACAATT encodes:
- a CDS encoding family 2 glycosyl transferase, with protein sequence MSLIEWLFWLSASLVAYGTIGYPALIWLLGRIAPKPVRKREIFPTVTCIIAARNEERTIGAKLENLLAQDYPSDRLDIIIVSDGSTDNTAGLVEEYCIWKGKSPPPYASRPIEPGKGWGEPSNQRSQEVPSRVRLLTVPTHHGKAYALNMGVAAATGEVILFADARQRFAPDAVRALVANFADPEVGAVSGELLFEATDHAQIGKGLGFYWQYEKFLRKAESLSGSTVVCTGAIYAIRYSCFRPLPEGALVDDLLTPMRILLNGYRVVFEAGACAFDSLSPSNSHEFRRKVRTLAGNIQILHVELALLNPLRREPIWRYWSHMLLPRVLMPYCLMLLLLSNVTLAGPIFSSVLVLQLVMYGIGSIGLCLASRGGLLFRAASTFVLLNAASVVAAVQYALRPSHEMWRRQPS